The Geothrix sp. DNA segment GCCGTCTTCGAGAGCTGGAACACCGGACGCGCCATCACCTACCGCCGCCTCCATCGGATCCCCGATGACTGGGGAACCGGCGTCAACGTCCAGAGCATGGTCTTCGGGAACATGGGGGAGGACTGCGGAACGGGCGTCGCCTTCACCCGTGACCCCTCCACCGGTGAGCGGCTGTTCTACGGCGAGTATCTCATCAACGCCCAGGGAGAGGACGTGGTGGCGGGCATCCGCACGCCCCAGCCCATCACGCGATCCCAGGCCGAGGGCACGGGCCTGAAGAGCCTGGAGGAGGTCATGCCGGTCTCCTTCAAAGAGCTGGATGCCACCTGCCAGCGCCTGGAGACCCACTTCAAGGACATGCAGGACATCGAGTTCACCATCGAGCGCGGCAAGCTCTTTCTGCTCCAGACCCGCAACGGCAAGCGCACCGCCATGGCGGGCATCCGCATTGCCATCGACCTGGTGGACGAGGGGCTCATCGACAGCCAGACCGCCCTCAAGCGCATCGATGCCGACAGCCTCTCCCAACTGCTCGCCCCGGTCTTCGATCCCCGGGAGAAGGACCGCCTGCGCAAGGAGGGGAAGCTGCTCACCAAGGGGCTGAATGCCGGACCGGGCGCGGCCACCGGCCTCATCGCGCTGACCGCCGAGCAGGCCGAGAAGATGGCCCAGGAAGGCCCCGTGGTGCTGGTGCGCGTGGAGACGAGCCCCGAGGACATCTCGGGCATGGTGGCCTCCCAGGGGATCCTCACCGCTCGTGGCGGCATGACCAGCCACGCCGCCGTCGTGGCCCGTGGCATGGGCAAGCCCTGCGTCTGCGGCGCTTCTGCCGTCCAGATCGATCTGGCCCGGGGCGTCGTGAAAGTCGGCGACAAGGAGCTGAAGGCAGGTCAGGACTGGATCTCCATGGACGGCTCCACCGGCGAGGTGTTCGTCGGCAAGCTCAGCGCCCATCCCTCGGAGGTCAACCAGGTCCTGGTCGATGGCCGCCTGAAGGCCGAGGACAGCGAGCTCTACCAGCGCTTCGCCAAGATCATGGCCTGGAGCCACGCGGCCAAGCGCCTGAAGGTGCGCACCAACGCGGACACGCCCCACGATGCGGCGGTGGCCCGCGCCTTCGGGGCCGAGGGCATCGGCCTGTGCCGGACCGAGCACATGTTCTTCGAAGGGGACCGCATCATCGCGGTGCGGGAGATGATCCTCGCCCACGACATCGAAGGGCGCCGGCGTGCCCTCGCCAAGCTGCTGCCCATGCAGCGCGAGGACTTTGAGGGCATCTTCACGGCCATGAACGGCCTGCCCGTGAACATCCGCCTGCTGGATCCGCCCCTCCACGAGTTCCTGCCCCAGGACGAGCCGGGCCAGAAGGAGATGGCCGAGGTGCTGGGCGTGGATCTCGGCACCGTGGAACGCCGCGTGGCGCAGCTGCACGAGTTCAACCCCATGATGGGCCACCGGGGCTGCCGTCTGGGCATCACCTTCCCCGAGATCATTCGCATGCAGGTGCGGGCCATCGCCGAGGCGGCGCTGAACGTGGCCGCCAAGGGGGTCACGGCCGTGCCTGAGATCATGGTGCCCCTCATCGGCACCGTGCGGGAGCTGGCCTACACCAAGACCGAGATGCTGGATGAGATCGCCCAGGTGAACAAGGAGCGCGGCACCCAGTTCGCCTGTCCCATCGGCACCATGATCGAGATCCCCCGGGCGGCCATCACCTCGGACAAGATCGCCGCGGAGGCCGAGTTCTTCAGCTTCGGCACCAACGATCTCACCCAGATGGGCTTTGGGTTCAGCCGAGACGACGCAGGCAGCTTCCTTCCGGAATACGTCGGGAAGAAGATCCTGGAGGATGATCCCTTCCAGAGCCTGGATCAGGAAGGCATCGGCGAGCTGGTCCGCATCTCCTGCGAGAAGGGCCGCGCCACCCGTCCCGGCATCAAGCTGGGTGTCTGCGGCGAGCACGGGGGCGATCCCCGCAGCGTGGGCTTCTTCCATCGCGTGGGCCTCGATTACGTGAGCTGCAGTCCCTATCGCGTGCCCATCGCCACTTTGGCGGCGGCCCAGGCGGCCCTGGAGCAATAGGGCATCCGATCGGCTATTCTGGAAAGGCCGCGCCCCGCGCGGCCTTTTTGTCGGATGCCCCATGGCCAAGACCGTCAGCGACCAGCCCGAGATCATCTATTCGATGATGCGGGTCAGCAAGATCTACAACAACAAGCCCGTCATCAAGGACATCTCCCTCAGTTATTTCTACGGCGCCAAGATCGGCGTGCTGGGCCTCAACGGATCCGGCAAGAGCACCGTGCTGCGCATCATGGCGGGCGTGGACCACGACTTCAACGGCGAGGCGGTGCTCAGCAAGGGCTACACCACCGGGATCCTGGACCAGGAACCTCAGCTCGATCCCGGCAAGACCGTGCGCGAGATCGTGGAGGAAGGTGCCGCTGAGCAGGTGGGCTGGCTGAAGGACTACAACGCCATCAGCGACCAGTTCGCTGATCCTGACGCCGACATGGACGTGCTGCTGGCCAAGCAGGGCGAGCTGCAGGAGAAGATCGACGCCCACGACTGCTGGGATCTCGACTCCCGGCTGGAGCAGGCCATGGACGCCCTGCGCTGCCCCGATCCCGACACCAAGATCAGCGTACTGTCCGGCGGCGAGAGCCGCCGTGTGGCGCTATGCCGCCTGCTGCTGCAGAAGCCCGACATCCTGCTGCTGGACGAGCCCACCAACCACCTCGATGCCGAGACCGTGGCCTGGCTGGAGAAGCACCTGCAGGACTATGCGGGCACGGTCATCGCCGTCACGCATGACCGCTACTTCCTGGACCACGTGGCCGAATGGATCCTCGAACTCGACCGCGGTGAGGGCATCCCCTGGAAGGGCAACTACTCCAGCTGGCTCGAGCAGAAGCAGGGCCGCTTGGCCCGCGAGGAGAAGTCCGACCAGAAGCGCCAGAAGACCCTGGAGCGCGAGCTGGAGTGGATCCGCATGTCGCCCAAGGGCCAGCATGCCAAGAGCAAGGACCGCATCGCCAACTACGAGCGCCTCGCCGGCGAGGAAGGCCGCCAGAAGGAGCAGGAGTTGGAGATCTACATCCCCAGCGGCCCGCGCCTGGGCGATCTCGTGGCTGAGCTGAATGGCGTCTCCAAGGCCTATGGCGACAAGGTGCTCTTCGAGAACCTGAGCTTCGCCATTCCGCGCGCCGGCATCCTGGGCGTCATCGGCCCCAATGGCGCCGGCAAGTCCACGCTGCTGCGTCTGCTGACGGGCCAGGAGCAGCCCGATGCGGGCGCCATCCGCCTCGGCGAGACCGTGCGCATGGCCTACGTGGACCAGCTGCGCGCCAACCTCAACCCCGACAAGAACGTGTTCGAGGCGGTCTCGGGCGGCTACGAGCAGATCGAGCTGGGCGGCAAGCTCATCAACGCCCGGGCCTGGCTGAGCCGCTTCGGCTTCAGCGGCGATTCCCAGCAGAAAAAGATCTCCGAACTGAGTGGCGGCCAGCAGAATCGCCTCAACCTCGCGCTCACCCTGAAGAGCGAAGCCAACCTGCTGTTCTTTGACGAACCCACCAACGACCTGGATGTGAACACCATGCGGGCCCTGGAGGAGGCCATCGAATCCTTCGCGGGCAGCGCGGTGCTGGTGAGCCATGACCGTTGGTTCCTGGATCGCCTGGCCACCCACATCCTGGCCTTAGAGGGCGATTCCCAGGTGCAGTTCTTCGACGGCAACTACAGCCAGTACGAGGAGTACCGCAAGGACGTGCTGGGCCTGAAGCCCTTCGACCCGCACCGCATCAAGTACCGCAAGCTGACGCGATGACGGCTTCCGCTTCCAGGGCCTCTGGGCTCACGCTCCTGACGGCCCTGGGCGGCTTCATCCTGGGGTGTGCCGCTGCGTGGCTGGGCGTGGCCGAAGGCTCCGTGGCGCTCTGGGGTTTCGGCGCCGCCTGCCTCCTGCAGGTGCCGCCAGCCCTGAGCCTGCGCCAGCGCGTCCGGGCTGGCCTCGGGAACAGCGGGTTGGAACGGGAGCGCCTCACGCTCAAGAGCGTCAGCTTCCTCCTGCGCCTCCTGGCCCTGGGGATGGGCATGGCCTCCATCTCGGCGCTGCTGGGCGAGCGCGCACCCCAGGCTGGCGTGCTGCCCCTGGGCCTGGCGATCCTGGCCGTGGGCTGTCTGGCTTTCCTGTGGCGTTCGAAGATTCCTCTAGCGGGTCTCCACCCGGCCCTGGCCCTGGACGCCGATCGGGCCCGCACCCTGTCCGCGCTGGCGGCCCTGCTACTGGCGGCCAGCCTCCTGGGTCGTTGGTTCCCCTGGGCCGATGCCTCGGTCGGCCTGGTGATGGCGGTGGGGCTGTTCCTGGAGGGGCGCACCATGGGCAAGGGCACCACCCTGGCATCGGCCGCCTGCGGAGGGGGCTGCGGCGGCTGCGGGTGATGCGCGCCCTGGAGCTGTTCTCGGGCCTGGGGGGCTGGCGCTGCGCCCTCGGGGATCAGGGCGGGATCCTGGCGGCCTACGATGTCAGCGAGGCGGCCAACGCCACCTATGCGCTCAACCATGGGGATGCCCCGAAGGCCCGTGAACTGGCCACCGTACCCCTGGCGGAGGTGGCGGACCACCGCGCGGACACCTGGCTCATGAGCCCGCCCTGCCAGCCCTTCTGCCGCATGGGCAACCACCGGGGCTTGGAGGATCGACGCTCCGGAGCCTTCCTCCACCTCATGGAGATCTACCGCCAGGCACCACCTGAGCGCCTGGTGCTCGAAAACGTGGAGGGCTTCCTGGGCTCGGATGCCCACGCACTGCTGTCTGAGCGCATCCACTCGCATGGCATGCATCAGCTGGATCTGCTGGCCTGTCCCAGCCGCTTTGGTCTGCCCAACCAGCGGCCCCGCGCGTTCATCGTGGCCTCGCGGAAGCCCTTGAAGGCGCTGCCGCAACCGCAGCTCCAGCCCCGCCCCATCGCGGAGTTCCTGGATGCGGTAGAGGACGAGGGGCTGTACCTCCGCGCCTCGACGGATACCCGGCACCACCAGGGACTGGATCTGGTCGAGGCGAGCGACCTGCGCAGCGCCTGCTTCATCGGGGGCTATGGACGACGCTTCGTGGGCAGCGGCTCCTTCCTGAAGACGGAGCGTGGCGTGCGCCGCTTCTCCCCCTCGGAGGTGGCGCGATTGCTGGGCCTGCCGGAGGGGTTCCGGTTCCCCGAGGCGCTCTCCCTCGAGGCCCACTACCGGCTGCTGGGCAACAGCCTTTCGATCCCCGTGGCAGCCTGGGCCTTGGATCATCTGTAGAATCAGGCCATGCGCCTCCTGCTGTCCGCCTTCGCTCCGGAACTGGGCCCCCTCGCGGAAGCCACGCCGCCCGGTTGGGAGGTGGCCACGGTGGGCGTCGGCGCGGTCAGCGCGGCGGCGGCGACTTCGGCCCTGGTGCTGGACCGCTGGCCCGAGGCGGTGGTCTTTCTGGGCACCTGCGGTCGCTATGATTCGCGGCTGCCCCTCTTCGAGTGCCTGTGGGCCACGGAGGCCATCGCCACCTCCCTGGAGGAGCTCCGCGGAGGGGCCTACCGGCCGGGCATCGAGCGGCGCCGATGGGCGGCCTCCCTTTCTGGTGCCTTGCCCGGACATGCCGTCGTGGTGCCTCCGGCCATCACCTGCACCGCGGAGGGCGCCGCCCAGCTCGCCTCGCTGGGCCCCGTGGAACATCTGGAACTCACGGGGGTGTTCGAGGCCTGCCGGCTGGCGGGGGTGCCCTGTGGCGCGGCCCTGGTGGTGGTGAACGACGTGGGCCCCGAGGCCCAGGCCCAGTGGACGGCCAACCATGCGGAAGGCAGCCGCCGGTTGGTGGAGCGGCTCAAGGCTACGGGTTTTTTCGAAGAGACGTGAAGGCCTGGAGGCCCTCGCCGGTCTCGATGCGCCAGCCCCCATCCACCGCCGCGACGCGGACGCCGCAGACAGGCCCCGTCACCCAGGGGGTCAGGCCCTGCCGCCGGATTGTCTCCAGCGTTTCGGGATGCGGATGCTCGAAGCGGTTGCGGAGCCCGGCCGGAATGATGACCACTTCCGGTTTCAGGGCCGCCACCCAGGCCGGATCCGTGGCGTTGCGGCTGCCGTGGTGGCCGGCTTTCAGCAGGCGGTGGGCGAAGGGACCTGGATCAGCGAGATCCAGCAGGTCGCGCTCCTGGACAGCCAGGGCATCGCCCATGAGCCACAGCTCACGGTCGCGCCAAGTCACGCGCAGCACGGCGGAGACCATGTTGGCATCCGGCAGGGCGAAGGCGCCGATGGGCCAGCGCACGCTGAAGGCCGCCGCCCCCCGGGTCCAGGCATCGCCCCGCAGCAGCCCGGTGGGGTTCACCGCCGCGGAGGGGACATAGACCGTCCAGGGATCCTCCTCCCCGGAGGTGACGGGCACCGAGGTGGTGGCGATGGGCCAGAGTCGCGCCAGGGTGGCCCAGCCGCCGGCATGATCACCGTGGGCGTGGGTGAGCACCAGGTGCAGGGGCTCGCGCACGCCGCGCCGGCTCAGCACGCGCGCCAGGCGGCGCCCGGTCCAGGGGCCCGGCCCCGTGTCAATGAGGGTCGCCTCGCCGCCGGGGACGCGGAGCAGCAGGGCATCACCCTGGCCGATGTCCACGGATTCCAGCGAGAGCGTGTCCGGGGCGCGCCCCGTCCCGCGGAAGGCCAGGAGTCCTGCAGAGAGCCCGACGAGTCCGAGGGTCAGGGCGCGGGTGCGCTTGAGCCGACCCTGGAGGTGGGCCAGGGCCAGCCAGCCCAGGGTCAGCAGCAGCCAGGGCCAGAGGATGCCCGTGGCCAGGGGCGCGATGCCGGTGAGGGCGGGCACGAGGCGATCGCCCATCCAGGTCAGCACCGCCCCCGCACCCTCCGTGAGGCCGGGCAGGGGCACCAGGATCAGCGCCAGGCAGACCGGCGTGAGGAAGGCCACCAGGGGCAGCACCAGCAGGTTGGCAAGGATGCCCCACCAGGGCGCGCCGCCATGGAGCAGCGCCAGCAGGGGCATCGTGGACAGCCAGGGCGCCGCCAGCCGGGCGAAGGGCAGGGCCAGCCGGCCCAGCAGCGGCGACAACAGGCCCGCCAGGGGCTCCGCCCCCCAGAGCAGGCCCAGCAGGGCCCACCAGGCCAGGAGGAAGCCAGGCTCCGCCCCCGCGGCGGGATGTCCCAGCAGCCAGAGCAGGAGGGCGCCGTGCAGGCCGGCCACGGGGGGCAGCTTCCAGCCGCTGCTGCGGCCGATGGCCCAGGCCACGCCCATGAAGAGGCCGCGCCACACCGGGGCCGAGAAGCCCACCAGCGCCGAATACAGCAACCCTGCCGCGATGGCCCCTGCACCGGCGCCCCGCAGCCGCAGCCGGCACAGCAGGGCCTCGATGGCGGCCATGACCAGGGTCACCTGCAGGCCCGAGACCACCAGGATGTGGATGGTGCCGCTTTCGGCGAAGACACTGAAATGGGCCTCCTCCGCCGGCGGGATGCCCAGGGCGAGGGCGCCCCAGAGGTCCTTGGCCGTGGGGCCGAGGGGCAGGGCCTCGAAGCGGCGGAGGGCGAAGACCTGCAGCCGCAGGAGCAGGGAGGGCCGGGCGGGCCCGGTGGTCTCCATCAGCTGCGAGGAAGCCAGGTGGATGCGGCGGGGCGAGGCGTCGCTGCGGGCCCGCCAGAGGGGCCGTTCAGCCAGGAAGACCGGTGCTGGCTGCACGGGTCGGACTTCGGCCCGGAGCCGCACGGGCGTGCCGGGGTCGGGGGGAGCCTGCTCGCCCTCGCCCGGGATCGTCAAGGGCACGCTGAGGCCACTCATGGACTCCGGGGCAGTCAGGTCGATCTGGCTGCGCAGCCGCTCGCCCTGGAGGGTCCAGGGGGCGGAGATGCGCCCTTCCAGAGCCTGGAAGCCCACCGGCAGCGCGGTCTCCCACCGGGCTTTGCGGGCCAGGCCCAGGCCCGTGAATCCAGCCAATCCCAGGGCCAGGGGGACCACCACCCAGCGGCGGGTCCGGGCCAGGGGCAGGGAGGCCAGCCAGATCAATGCGCCAGCCACGAGCCAGCCGGTGGGTACTCGGCCATCCCACCGTTCCGGGAGCAGCCAGGGCATGGTGCAGGCCGCTGCCAAGGCCCAGGCCAGGGGCCAGAGCGAGGCTCCGGACAATCGCTGCCATAAGCCGGATCTGGAAAGCATGCGGACAGTCTAACGAGCCTGTCCAAACCTTGACAGGGGCCCTTGGCCTGGGGACTCTGAAGGCTATGAACCCCGCCCGGGCCCTGCTGGTGGACGATGATCCGACCATCCTCGAGGTGGTGGGCACGCTGTTGTCCCGGCATGGCCACGAGGTGGTGGGCACCGGCTCCGGCCTGCGCGGCGCGCAGTTCTTGCGGGGCGAGCACTTCGACCTGGCCGTGGTGGATCTCATGCTGCCGGACCTCAGCGGCCTCGAGCTGGCCCGCCAGGCCGTGGCCAAGCCGGACACGGTGGTGGTGGTGCTGTCGGGCTCCACCTCCGTGGAGACGGCCCTCCAGGCCGTGAAGATGGGCATCTACGACTACGTGCCCAAACCCTTCCGGGCCGAGGAACTGGAGCACACCCTGCTCCGCGCCATCGAGAAATCGCAGCTCAACCAGGAGAACAAGCGCCTGCGGGAGCAGATCCACGGGCAGGTGCCCGGCCCCCAGATGGTGGGCCGCTCGGATGTCTGGCAGAACCTCCAGACGCTCCTGCGGCGCGTGGCGCCTTCGCCGTCCACGGTCCTCATCACAGGCCCGTCAGGGACCGGCAAGGAACTGGCCGCCAAGGCCATCCACCAGTGGAGCCCCCGGGCGAACGGGCCCTTCGTCCCCATCCACTGCGGCGCCATCCCGGAGAACCTGCTCGAGGACGAGCTGTTCGGCCACGTGCGTGGCGCCTACACGGACGCCCGCACGGACCGGCCCGGCCGGTTCCAGCAGGCAGAGGGTGGCACCCTCTTCCTCGACGAGATCGGCACCATGCCCATGAGCCTCCAGGTGAAGCTGCTGCGGGTCATCCAGGAGCGGGAGTTCACGCCCCTGGGCTCCACCCGCACCCAGAAGTCGGACTTCCGGCTGCTGGCGGCCACCAACGAGGACCTGGGCAGCCTGGTGGAGCAGAAGCGCTTCCGCGAGGACCTGTTCTACCGGCTGAACGTGATCCCCATCCACCTGCATCCGCTGCGGGAGCATCCCCAGGACATCCCCGTCCTGGTGGCCCACTTCGCGCGGAAGTTCTCGAAGGAGCTGGGCCTGCCCCTGAAGCAGGTGGAACCGGCGGCCCTCCAGGCGCTGGAGGCCTACGGTTGGCCCGGCAACGTCCGCGAGCTGGAGAATGCCGTGGAGCGGGCCATGGCGCTGGGTTCTGATCCCGAGCGGCTGCTGCTGCAGGACCTGCCCGCCTCCATCGCCGGCGTGCTACCCTCCGTGGCCTTCCCGAGGCTGCCCCAGAACCAGGACCTGGGCCGCTTCCTGGAGGATCTCGAGCGGCACCTGATCCTGGAATCGCTCCAGGCCACCGGCTGGAACAAGAGTGAGACCGCCCGCCGCCTGGGCATGCGCCGGACCACCCTCCTGCACCGCCTGCGGGCCCTGGGCATCCCCATGGATCCCATGGGCGAGGCGGAGTCCGCCCTGGCCCGGGAGACCCCGTGAGGCATCGATCCCTTCCACTGCTCTGCGCCTGGCTGCTGGGCTGCGGTCCACTGTGGTCCTGGTCCCCCAAGGTCCACGAGGCCCAGACGGCCAAAGCCATCCGGCTGGTGCCGCACCGCATGGCGGTCCTGCTGCGGGCCCACCCCCAGGCTCTGCTGGAGGGCGCCCGCGGGGTGGCGAACGACCAGCCCCCCACGGTGGAGCAGGTGGAGGCCCAGTTCCGCACCATCCTGCGCCTGAGCGAGGAGCACCGCCGCCCCGAGGAGATCGTCCGCGACCTGGGCGTCCTGGCCCACCAGGTCCAGCTGCTCACGGATCCTTCCGCCGTGGTGGGGATGAGCCCACTCCGGGAGAGCTTCGAGGCCTATGCGGATGAGCACCAGGCCCACCTGCTGGTGACCCAGGAACCCTACTGGGCGGCCAAGGGCAGCCTGGAGCCCGGCCCGGCCCTGCGCCGGCTGCTGGACACCAAGCTGGAACGGAACCGGCGCCTGCGGGACCACTTCGACGAAGGCTCGGGCCGGCGCATCGGGCCCTGGGATGACCTGTCCCTCCCCTTCGCCCAGATGCAGCTGGCT contains these protein-coding regions:
- the ettA gene encoding energy-dependent translational throttle protein EttA; translation: MAKTVSDQPEIIYSMMRVSKIYNNKPVIKDISLSYFYGAKIGVLGLNGSGKSTVLRIMAGVDHDFNGEAVLSKGYTTGILDQEPQLDPGKTVREIVEEGAAEQVGWLKDYNAISDQFADPDADMDVLLAKQGELQEKIDAHDCWDLDSRLEQAMDALRCPDPDTKISVLSGGESRRVALCRLLLQKPDILLLDEPTNHLDAETVAWLEKHLQDYAGTVIAVTHDRYFLDHVAEWILELDRGEGIPWKGNYSSWLEQKQGRLAREEKSDQKRQKTLERELEWIRMSPKGQHAKSKDRIANYERLAGEEGRQKEQELEIYIPSGPRLGDLVAELNGVSKAYGDKVLFENLSFAIPRAGILGVIGPNGAGKSTLLRLLTGQEQPDAGAIRLGETVRMAYVDQLRANLNPDKNVFEAVSGGYEQIELGGKLINARAWLSRFGFSGDSQQKKISELSGGQQNRLNLALTLKSEANLLFFDEPTNDLDVNTMRALEEAIESFAGSAVLVSHDRWFLDRLATHILALEGDSQVQFFDGNYSQYEEYRKDVLGLKPFDPHRIKYRKLTR
- a CDS encoding sigma-54-dependent transcriptional regulator, coding for MNPARALLVDDDPTILEVVGTLLSRHGHEVVGTGSGLRGAQFLRGEHFDLAVVDLMLPDLSGLELARQAVAKPDTVVVVLSGSTSVETALQAVKMGIYDYVPKPFRAEELEHTLLRAIEKSQLNQENKRLREQIHGQVPGPQMVGRSDVWQNLQTLLRRVAPSPSTVLITGPSGTGKELAAKAIHQWSPRANGPFVPIHCGAIPENLLEDELFGHVRGAYTDARTDRPGRFQQAEGGTLFLDEIGTMPMSLQVKLLRVIQEREFTPLGSTRTQKSDFRLLAATNEDLGSLVEQKRFREDLFYRLNVIPIHLHPLREHPQDIPVLVAHFARKFSKELGLPLKQVEPAALQALEAYGWPGNVRELENAVERAMALGSDPERLLLQDLPASIAGVLPSVAFPRLPQNQDLGRFLEDLERHLILESLQATGWNKSETARRLGMRRTTLLHRLRALGIPMDPMGEAESALARETP
- a CDS encoding DNA cytosine methyltransferase, producing the protein MRALELFSGLGGWRCALGDQGGILAAYDVSEAANATYALNHGDAPKARELATVPLAEVADHRADTWLMSPPCQPFCRMGNHRGLEDRRSGAFLHLMEIYRQAPPERLVLENVEGFLGSDAHALLSERIHSHGMHQLDLLACPSRFGLPNQRPRAFIVASRKPLKALPQPQLQPRPIAEFLDAVEDEGLYLRASTDTRHHQGLDLVEASDLRSACFIGGYGRRFVGSGSFLKTERGVRRFSPSEVARLLGLPEGFRFPEALSLEAHYRLLGNSLSIPVAAWALDHL
- the ppdK gene encoding pyruvate, phosphate dikinase codes for the protein MGKGVYTFGGNRNEGSASMRNLLGGKGCNLAEMAGLGIPVPPGFTLTTEQCNAYYTNGRQLVDGLKAEVMDALRWLEGVRGCGFGSTENPLLLSVRSGARVSMPGMMDTVLNLGLNDKTVLALEKASGNPRFAWDSYRRFITMYSNVVLGVEHALFEAELERAKERLDKHLDTDLGAEDWKGLVSAFKDIVFEETGHPFPQEPMDQLWGAIRAVFESWNTGRAITYRRLHRIPDDWGTGVNVQSMVFGNMGEDCGTGVAFTRDPSTGERLFYGEYLINAQGEDVVAGIRTPQPITRSQAEGTGLKSLEEVMPVSFKELDATCQRLETHFKDMQDIEFTIERGKLFLLQTRNGKRTAMAGIRIAIDLVDEGLIDSQTALKRIDADSLSQLLAPVFDPREKDRLRKEGKLLTKGLNAGPGAATGLIALTAEQAEKMAQEGPVVLVRVETSPEDISGMVASQGILTARGGMTSHAAVVARGMGKPCVCGASAVQIDLARGVVKVGDKELKAGQDWISMDGSTGEVFVGKLSAHPSEVNQVLVDGRLKAEDSELYQRFAKIMAWSHAAKRLKVRTNADTPHDAAVARAFGAEGIGLCRTEHMFFEGDRIIAVREMILAHDIEGRRRALAKLLPMQREDFEGIFTAMNGLPVNIRLLDPPLHEFLPQDEPGQKEMAEVLGVDLGTVERRVAQLHEFNPMMGHRGCRLGITFPEIIRMQVRAIAEAALNVAAKGVTAVPEIMVPLIGTVRELAYTKTEMLDEIAQVNKERGTQFACPIGTMIEIPRAAITSDKIAAEAEFFSFGTNDLTQMGFGFSRDDAGSFLPEYVGKKILEDDPFQSLDQEGIGELVRISCEKGRATRPGIKLGVCGEHGGDPRSVGFFHRVGLDYVSCSPYRVPIATLAAAQAALEQ
- a CDS encoding phosphorylase family protein, giving the protein MRLLLSAFAPELGPLAEATPPGWEVATVGVGAVSAAAATSALVLDRWPEAVVFLGTCGRYDSRLPLFECLWATEAIATSLEELRGGAYRPGIERRRWAASLSGALPGHAVVVPPAITCTAEGAAQLASLGPVEHLELTGVFEACRLAGVPCGAALVVVNDVGPEAQAQWTANHAEGSRRLVERLKATGFFEET
- a CDS encoding ComEC/Rec2 family competence protein, with amino-acid sequence MPWLLPERWDGRVPTGWLVAGALIWLASLPLARTRRWVVVPLALGLAGFTGLGLARKARWETALPVGFQALEGRISAPWTLQGERLRSQIDLTAPESMSGLSVPLTIPGEGEQAPPDPGTPVRLRAEVRPVQPAPVFLAERPLWRARSDASPRRIHLASSQLMETTGPARPSLLLRLQVFALRRFEALPLGPTAKDLWGALALGIPPAEEAHFSVFAESGTIHILVVSGLQVTLVMAAIEALLCRLRLRGAGAGAIAAGLLYSALVGFSAPVWRGLFMGVAWAIGRSSGWKLPPVAGLHGALLLWLLGHPAAGAEPGFLLAWWALLGLLWGAEPLAGLLSPLLGRLALPFARLAAPWLSTMPLLALLHGGAPWWGILANLLVLPLVAFLTPVCLALILVPLPGLTEGAGAVLTWMGDRLVPALTGIAPLATGILWPWLLLTLGWLALAHLQGRLKRTRALTLGLVGLSAGLLAFRGTGRAPDTLSLESVDIGQGDALLLRVPGGEATLIDTGPGPWTGRRLARVLSRRGVREPLHLVLTHAHGDHAGGWATLARLWPIATTSVPVTSGEEDPWTVYVPSAAVNPTGLLRGDAWTRGAAAFSVRWPIGAFALPDANMVSAVLRVTWRDRELWLMGDALAVQERDLLDLADPGPFAHRLLKAGHHGSRNATDPAWVAALKPEVVIIPAGLRNRFEHPHPETLETIRRQGLTPWVTGPVCGVRVAAVDGGWRIETGEGLQAFTSLRKNP